The Aethina tumida isolate Nest 87 chromosome 5, icAetTumi1.1, whole genome shotgun sequence genomic sequence tacCGTCGACTTTTGTTAATTCGAGACTCGTTGGATTCTTAAAAGATTACAAATTATCGAgtgtttgaaatatcaaatgatCCGAAATTTTTGAcagaaaagatataaaactTACATACTCGTACATAttcataatgtaaattaattaatctttcgaAAGAACTCTGTTATATTGGTTTGCTTCAAAGCACATTACTGCTGCTCAGGCTCTTGCTTCTTTAACTGACACATCTGCTAAAGGTTATGATGTATCATGGTCATCTCCgttgttttttcatttgtatctGTTGCAGATAAAATTTCTCCATCGGTTAGTGAACCTGAGACAGCAACATCTTCATCCACTTGAACAAAGTCAGGAAAACTCACACTGCTGATGTCAACAAGTGGTTCTATTGCTAGTTCTTCATCATCCATAATTACTGGAAGATTTTCCTGATCTTCTTTTATGAAACCAGATTTTTTGAAGcagttaacaattaataaagtaatcgGTTTCAATCAAcatattcatcaaaaatatgttctcagattttgttaattaggttttcaatatattcacaATTTCTATCAATCATTATCTGACAaactagtttaaaaaattatataatataatattacatacatataagCACATGGGCTGAAAAGTCCTCAATCTAACACATAAATGgcgtttgttttattgtagttAGTACAAACATTCAAAAGACAGCTGTTAAAATTTCATGACATTCTATTAATTAGTTCGTGAGTTACTGTGTTAAGAGTGAggtttgttattttcaaaacaatgaATCACaaactacataaattaaacttcGAATTGCTCCCACATCCATCGTATTCGCCGGATTTGGCTCCAAAAATGAAGTTTATTTACTATACATTatattgcaatattttttactgatcTATTTCCAGACTAAACATctatttaaaacacaaatttttagtttcccaatatttattttaaatacattaacaaatatatatttattattatcttccatctcattaaaatcaaatataaataaaattacattacataGACTACATGAATACTTATTCTATATTTCATTGCATTTTATATCAAGTAATCCCGTTTTCTGGTGCTTAAAATGCGGCTTAACTTCAATATCATGTAAACATTTCATGGATATCTATAGTTAAAGGCATATTCATGAGcatcaaatgtttatttaatgatgGTAGTGATGTTTCTCCAATATGTTCAAATTTGGAATATTTGCTCTGATGTTGATTGTTATTTGCTCTTCCATTCGTAACATGAAACGGGCTCTTCAGCAGTTTCCCCTTTACCTTTGCAAATTTACTTATATGCGTTGTATCTTTATATATCCTCATATGATACAGATTTAATGTTAGTTTGTGGATTacgttttttaaatacatattactgTCGAAGAAGATCACGTTATTTACAGGCATCACTATTTACTGCCTACAATGTTGACACCATACTTAAGgatgcaaaaatattaataagctgCGTTGTCCAATGCATCTTTCCGCAAGGTGAATCGAATATTTCTAATACTAAAATCTGCTGGGAGTTTACCTTGCACATCAGTGGCGGATATTTAGAAGCaacgtttgaaattaaaaatatttattctcaaGTAAATTATGGAAAGAGTAATTATGATAATGGGGTTTGCGATTGGAATATCGTGGCAAAGGGACACTCAACTGAAATGAATTTTGTCACTTTTGAATTGGAGGAACAAAGCAGCTGTGTATTTGACTATGTGAAGATTTTTGATGGCCCCGATTCAGGAAGTCCTTCTTTAGGGGATATTGTTTGATAGAGGGAAAATAGAAGTCTAAACGATGAGGACGTATTGTGGTCCAGAAACACCTACGGAACAGACTTCGTCCAAAAATGAGATGTCAGTGATATTTGTGTCTGACAAAACATTCCAGAAGCTCCAATGGTGTTTGTTTCGTACCCCACACAAATTTAACTCATATTGTTGCTAATAACTTTCAGAAAAAAGTtgacaaaaatgaattttaaggaCATTTATTCAATGCAGTATAAGTCCTTTTAATCTTATAAACAACAATGTTCacataaatatcttattaaatacacaaatatgtacagttattcaaataaatactatatGTATAAACATCGTCAATACCTATTCTATATTACGTTCCTATAGTTTAAAATGAGGCATAACTTTAATGTCTGCTGTGAACATTTCATGGATATCTATAGTTTCTATAGTCATATTTATGAGcatcaaattttcatttacagaTGGTAGTGATGTTTCTCCAATCTGTTCAAATTTGCAATATTTGTTCTGATCTAGATTGTGTCTTGCTCTACCATTTGTAACATGAAACAGGCTCTTCAGCATTTTCCCCTTTATCTTTGAAAGTTTACTTTTATGTGTGGTATCTTTATATATCCTTATATGATACAGACTTAGTGTTAGTTTGTGGatgactttttttaaatacatattactaCCGAAAAAGATCACGTTCTTTACAGGCATAACTACATCGCTGGCTACAACGTTGACACCATACTTAAGGACGCAAACATAGTAATAAGCTGCATTGTCCAATGCAGCTTTTTGCAAGGTGAAacgaatatttctaatattaaaatctgcTGGGTGTCCATCTTGCACATCAGTGGAATTAGATGCCTGTACTAGAAGAGTCTTTtttatatctgaaaataaaaattgttatgtatactttaattttacgttagaaaaattattacttactttcaatGAGCAGAAGTTTCTCGGCTTCAATTCTTTCCCTGCTTTTAAAGAGCATTTTATTTGACTCGCACACTATTAATGCCTTCCGAATTTGTTCTATCTTACTATTCTGGACATTAATCTGCTGTATATAGGAAACGACTTTACTTCTCTTAGGCACTTCTGGTAGTTGATTCTCTGTTGGTAAAAGAGAATCCCGTATATTGTCAGCATTTGTCACATCTATATTAACAGTGAAATTTTCGTCCTCCAGTCCAAAAGCACTAAtcttatctaaattataagCATTGTATATCTGCTATTTCTTCCGAATTAATTTCATCATAAATCAATTTCCatgagtttaaatttaatacatcatttattttaaatgaatcttCAGTTTGTGGAACTTTAGAATCGAGATCACTGCCTAAAACATCATCAGAACTTTTCTTCTCGGTACTAATTCTTAAGTAATCTGCTTCTGCTTCATTCCATTTCTTTAATGTATCTTGAAAGTCGTTTCAACAAGAGCTGTTGAATatgattaacatttttactCATTTCCAGGTTTCCGCTTGTTTTCACAGGAGGTACATTTAGGGgaacaatattattcaataaataaaatttatacctaGTAAGGTTTATGAAAGAATTAGAGAAATTAGAATAGTTTcagttatttgatttaaatgaatttatttaaaagaagtccgaattattcgaaattatttattcaaattacttatttaagtGCACTTCATTTATGGTTATTGATAACCatcaatactttttttttaaatttaaatatgtgttgCTAATTGACAGTgccaattaaatgaaataaaaaataagtctaattattgttgaaattaatgatgacaatgatgcaaacaattaaaataatgttaaaaatccagttcaacgaaatttaaataacaacacaatataattgtatattaattgttatttcaattgaattgtatttatattttgtcatgatcttgtacagcccgtaatatatttgcataataaaaagccatataaatatgcatataattgtcggtcggagtgtcaatagaagtgaaaaccagattgacgttgataattttaattcaacattatgaaattaaagaattttaatactaaaaattctaaGTTTTCGCTTCTATCGACAGTCTCTATCATTATAACTGCCTTAAATAACAAGAGACTAAATTATTCATGAAgataattcaaaaactcaCTAGATTGAAAGTAAACATagggaaaaaaaaaagaatttgatAAACTTACCTTTGAAACttgatattattgtatataaatatgtcggagggttcatgtgaaacgcaagtagtactatgggttgcatacttatagtacttgggtggaatcagcggaagtgctaagcaggggatggtactcgaaccgagggtgacggtagaggagacctgcgagggcggacagttaagctccgtcagggaagctgcgtagaagtcttggcttggcataaccgtcgggatcaccgcgtttcatacgactcctacctaattgtttgactattagttgtaatcctgtgcctgttagttcaattacattgtaaggactatttgcgtgttatttaatattcgaaatggccgATAATCCTGACCGCGCTGCGACATCAGAAGTGGGATCTGAATCAAGATTTGAATCAGGATCAGGATCTGGATCTGGTGGAAGTGAAGTGAAGTGGGAGTCTTTATTGGAACAACAAAATAGGAACTTTTTGGCTCTTCTACAAGCTCTGCGGCCACCGTCGAATCAGGTCAGTGTAGAATTGCCAGAGTTTGATCCGGATACAGAGAACGCTGATGCACAAGCTTGGATCTCGACGGCAGATATGTGCATTTCGGACAAATCAATGAGTGGTGCTCCCTTGATAATTTTGCTTAGTAAAGCTTTAAGGGGTCAAGCATCCTCTTGGCTATCAAAAGTGACATACCCGGAGATGACGTGGTCGGaatttaaagacatttttgcGTCAAGATATCATTGTCCCGAAACAACAGCGactgtttttctaaatttcctaAACAATAAGCCAAAGGATGATGAATGTCTTGCATCGTATGCAGCTCGCCAAATGACGTCGCTAATGACTAGGTGTTCGAATCTGACAAGAGAAGAAATTCTAGCGAGTGCGGTTCTTGCACATATCGCATCATTCGAACCCAGGACTCGTCGACTTGCGATTACCTCCGACATCGATACAAGAGCTAAACTGCTAAAAGAACTGACCGTTTTTTCTTATATGAAAAGGAAATCAACGACGAACGACCTCGACCACAACCCCAATAAAAAGCCTAAATTACCAATGGCTTCAACAATATGTTACAATTGTGGGAAATTGGGTCATAAATCGGACAAGTGTCGGAGCTCAAGAAATGATGAGAACCAGATGTCGAGACCCAGTACCTCGAGTGGACACCCATCATTCAATGGACCAAATTCAACGAAGCCATCGATTGCCTGTTTCAAGTGTGGACGACAGGGACACTTTGCATCACGTTGTACTGTACCCAACCACTTAGACGCCAATCCGTAGTCGAAGGGATCAAGTACCGAGCGTCGCGTCAATATGTGTTTGGTAAACACACCTGCAGCCACTTTAAAACAT encodes the following:
- the LOC126265656 gene encoding uncharacterized protein LOC126265656 isoform X2, which gives rise to MLFKSRERIEAEKLLLIENIKKTLLVQASNSTDVQDGHPADFNIRNIRFTLQKAALDNAAYYYVCVLKYGVNVVASDVVMPVKNVIFFGSNMYLKKVIHKLTLSLYHIRIYKDTTHKSKLSKIKGKMLKSLFHVTNGRARHNLDQNKYCKFEQIGETSLPSVNENLMLINMTIETIDIHEMFTADIKVMPHFKL
- the LOC126265656 gene encoding uncharacterized protein LOC126265656 isoform X1: MLFKSRKRVEAEKLLLIENIKKTLLVQASNSTDVQDGHPADFNIRNIRFTLQKAALDNAAYYYVCVLKYGVNVVASDVVMPVKNVIFFGSNMYLKKVIHKLTLSLYHIRIYKDTTHKSKLSKIKGKMLKSLFHVTNGRARHNLDQNKYCKFEQIGETSLPSVNENLMLINMTIETIDIHEMFTADIKVMPHFKL